From the Hyphomicrobium sp. ghe19 genome, one window contains:
- a CDS encoding carboxylesterase, which translates to MDSPYKIPAAEPQMLPVGRGAEAREIPFIAQNRAKSAGPGLFWLSGFMSDMAATKATAMAQWAAEHNLGSTRFDYSGHGISAGRIEDGTIGRWLEEAEAVFSAVTSGPQIVIGSSMGGHIALLLLRKLLRERPDEAARIKALVLIAPAWDMTEELMWKRFSDEVRREITERGFFKQPSAYAEPYTITRRLIEEGREHLFARQPFDPGRPVVILQGLLDVDVPASHTRELATFLTGDRVKLIEVADAEHRLSRPQDLDLLFGEINKLL; encoded by the coding sequence ATGGACAGTCCCTATAAGATTCCAGCAGCGGAACCGCAAATGCTTCCTGTCGGGAGAGGCGCGGAGGCGCGGGAAATCCCCTTTATCGCGCAGAATCGAGCAAAATCCGCCGGGCCCGGTCTTTTCTGGCTCTCGGGATTCATGTCGGACATGGCTGCGACGAAAGCCACGGCAATGGCTCAATGGGCGGCTGAGCATAATCTCGGGTCGACGCGATTTGATTATTCCGGTCACGGAATTTCCGCGGGGCGTATTGAGGATGGAACGATCGGGCGGTGGCTCGAAGAAGCCGAGGCGGTCTTCTCAGCGGTCACGAGCGGTCCTCAGATCGTCATCGGTTCGAGCATGGGCGGGCATATCGCGCTGCTGCTCTTGCGAAAACTTCTGCGAGAGCGTCCGGACGAGGCGGCGCGGATCAAAGCGCTCGTTCTCATCGCGCCCGCCTGGGACATGACGGAAGAACTGATGTGGAAGCGGTTTTCCGATGAGGTTCGCCGCGAAATCACGGAGCGCGGCTTTTTCAAGCAACCGTCCGCCTATGCGGAGCCCTATACGATCACGCGCCGTCTCATCGAGGAAGGCCGCGAACATCTTTTCGCGCGTCAGCCGTTCGATCCGGGACGGCCGGTCGTGATTCTGCAAGGTCTATTGGATGTCGATGTGCCGGCGTCTCATACGCGCGAACTTGCGACGTTCCTGACGGGCGACAGGGTCAAGTTGATTGAGGTTGCCGACGCGGAGCACCGGCTGTCGCGGCCGCAAGATCTCGATCTGCTTTTCGGCGAAATCAACAAGCTGCTTTAG
- the infC gene encoding translation initiation factor IF-3 produces the protein MRPEPQSRENSGPRINDQIRAREVRLIDETGQNVGVIAKFDALARAEEAGLDLVEISPDAEPPVCKILDFGKFKFQEQKKAAEARKNQKIVELKEIKMRPGIDDHDYDVKMRAIKRFFEEGDKVKITLRFRGREMAHSQLGMAVLQRVKADTESISKVESEPRFEGRQMVMVLAPK, from the coding sequence ATGCGACCCGAGCCTCAGAGCCGGGAAAACTCAGGGCCCCGCATCAACGACCAAATTCGGGCCCGAGAAGTCCGTCTCATCGATGAGACAGGCCAGAACGTCGGCGTCATTGCAAAATTCGATGCACTTGCCCGCGCCGAAGAGGCCGGACTAGACCTCGTGGAAATTTCGCCCGACGCGGAACCGCCGGTCTGCAAAATCCTCGACTTCGGCAAGTTCAAATTCCAAGAACAGAAGAAGGCCGCCGAGGCCCGTAAAAATCAGAAAATCGTTGAGTTGAAAGAGATCAAGATGCGTCCGGGCATCGATGATCACGACTACGACGTCAAGATGCGGGCGATTAAGCGGTTCTTCGAAGAAGGCGACAAGGTCAAGATAACGCTGCGCTTCCGCGGCCGTGAAATGGCGCACTCTCAGCTTGGCATGGCCGTCCTGCAGCGCGTGAAAGCCGACACCGAATCCATCTCCAAGGTCGAGAGCGAACCACGCTTCGAAGGCCGGCAGATGGTCATGGTGCTCGCTCCCAAATGA
- a CDS encoding SDR family oxidoreductase, which translates to MSRLFCFGLGYCATELGRRLIEEGWTVAGTTAHAEKVERLVEQGFEPFLFDGREALHDVADALQSATHVLLSIPPDADGDPALRCYGDAIAASPSVRWIGYFSTVGVYGDAAGGWVDETTETRPGTIRGQRRLKAENGWIELARKSGKALVIYRLPGIYGPGRSAIDQLKAGTARRIFKPGQLTNRVHVEDIATAVEASIDLQPGVHIFNVTDDLPAPPQDVIAYGAELLGLPCPPAIDPDDADLSSTARSFYIENKKVSNARMKAELGVKLAYPTYVEGLKSIAGL; encoded by the coding sequence ATGAGCCGGCTCTTCTGTTTCGGACTGGGATACTGCGCCACCGAACTCGGACGGCGGCTAATAGAGGAAGGCTGGACGGTCGCCGGCACGACCGCACACGCCGAAAAAGTTGAGCGCCTCGTCGAGCAGGGCTTCGAGCCCTTCCTTTTCGACGGGAGGGAAGCTCTGCACGACGTCGCCGATGCACTGCAAAGCGCGACGCATGTGCTCCTATCTATTCCCCCCGATGCTGACGGCGATCCGGCCTTGCGATGCTACGGCGATGCGATTGCAGCCAGCCCTTCCGTTCGCTGGATCGGATACTTCTCGACTGTCGGGGTCTACGGCGACGCAGCGGGCGGCTGGGTGGACGAAACGACGGAGACGCGCCCCGGAACCATCCGTGGACAGCGTCGCCTCAAAGCTGAGAACGGTTGGATCGAACTCGCGCGCAAATCCGGCAAAGCGCTCGTCATCTATCGCCTGCCTGGAATTTATGGCCCTGGTCGCAGCGCCATCGATCAACTGAAAGCAGGCACTGCACGGCGCATATTCAAGCCAGGTCAGCTCACCAATCGCGTCCACGTCGAGGATATCGCGACCGCGGTCGAAGCGAGCATCGATCTTCAGCCCGGCGTGCACATCTTCAACGTGACGGACGACCTTCCAGCACCGCCCCAGGACGTCATCGCCTATGGCGCCGAACTGTTAGGCTTGCCCTGCCCGCCCGCAATCGATCCCGACGATGCCGATCTGTCGTCCACGGCGCGCAGTTTCTATATCGAAAACAAGAAGGTCTCGAACGCCCGCATGAAGGCGGAGCTCGGCGTCAAACTTGCCTATCCCACCTACGTCGAAGGACTGAAATCCATCGCGGGACTTTAG
- a CDS encoding undecaprenyl-diphosphate phosphatase, translating to METWQVVLLGLIEGLTEYLPVSSTAHLLLTEQLMGVTSAGRTFEVLIQLGAILALLTVYAGKLWHIALDFPTNATTRRFVFAVLVAFLPAVFIGVMAHRIIKEVLFESPLIMCTALVVGGIILLAVDRIKYKPRFTNVMDIPPATALIIGFAQCLAMIPGVSRSGSTIVSAVLLGADKRTAAEFSFFLAMPTMTGAFAYDLYKNWSILTPDDVSHIVLGFIAAFVTGVIVVRYMLDFISRRGLSFFGWWRLLVGGIGLGVIAVLH from the coding sequence ATGGAAACGTGGCAAGTCGTACTGCTCGGACTGATCGAAGGCTTGACGGAATATCTACCCGTTTCCTCGACGGCGCACCTTCTTCTTACCGAGCAGCTCATGGGGGTCACCTCGGCAGGGCGCACCTTTGAGGTGCTGATCCAGCTCGGCGCAATTCTCGCTCTTCTCACCGTATATGCCGGCAAACTCTGGCACATCGCGCTCGATTTTCCGACCAACGCGACAACGCGACGTTTCGTTTTTGCGGTGCTTGTCGCCTTCCTGCCGGCTGTCTTCATCGGCGTCATGGCGCATCGGATCATCAAGGAAGTTCTTTTTGAATCGCCGTTGATCATGTGCACGGCGCTGGTTGTCGGCGGGATCATTCTGCTTGCCGTCGACCGGATCAAGTACAAGCCGCGGTTCACCAATGTGATGGACATTCCGCCGGCGACGGCCCTGATCATCGGCTTTGCGCAATGTCTTGCCATGATCCCGGGAGTATCGCGGTCCGGTTCGACGATCGTCTCGGCGGTGCTGCTCGGCGCCGACAAGCGTACGGCTGCGGAATTCTCGTTTTTTCTGGCGATGCCGACGATGACCGGTGCGTTCGCCTACGATCTTTACAAGAACTGGTCGATTTTAACGCCTGACGACGTGAGCCACATCGTGCTCGGATTTATCGCAGCGTTCGTCACCGGCGTGATCGTAGTTCGCTACATGCTCGATTTCATATCGCGGCGCGGGCTATCGTTCTTCGGGTGGTGGCGGTTGCTGGTCGGCGGCATCGGACTGGGCGTGATCGCAGTCCTGCACTGA
- the queG gene encoding tRNA epoxyqueuosine(34) reductase QueG — protein MSEAQNSSSALGGMIRAEAAKLGLDAVGIARLADDTELTARLAHFLSEKRHGDMDWMETHADRRAGPLRLWPDAKSAIIFGQSYAPPADPLDALHDRSNAAISVYAKGRDYHDVLKKKIKSLARAFSEQSGAEVKVFVDTAPLMEKPLAAKAGLGWQGKHTILVSRQHGNWLFLGAVLTTAELEPDEGTEDHCGSCRRCLDVCPTNAFPAPYQLDARRCIAYLTIEHKGHIAPEFRGPIGNRVFGCDDCAAVCPWNKFASAATEIRYAARPETDNPPLAELLALDDAAFRSRFAGTPIKRTGRDRVIRNTLIASGNSGDRSLLALIEPLLEDNSALVRAMAIWASRRLASDAEIDALRKRYEAREHDTEVAAEWTLPIEELR, from the coding sequence ATGTCCGAAGCCCAAAATTCCAGTTCCGCTCTCGGCGGGATGATCCGCGCTGAAGCAGCGAAGCTTGGGCTCGACGCTGTCGGCATTGCGCGCTTGGCCGACGACACGGAGCTGACCGCTCGGCTCGCGCACTTCCTGAGCGAGAAGCGCCACGGCGACATGGACTGGATGGAAACCCATGCCGATCGGCGCGCGGGTCCGCTTCGATTGTGGCCCGACGCCAAGAGCGCCATCATCTTCGGACAATCGTACGCGCCGCCCGCTGATCCACTCGACGCCCTTCACGATCGATCGAATGCCGCGATTTCGGTCTATGCCAAAGGCCGCGATTACCACGATGTTCTGAAGAAAAAGATCAAGTCGCTCGCGCGTGCGTTTTCCGAGCAATCTGGCGCCGAAGTCAAAGTCTTCGTCGATACCGCGCCGCTGATGGAAAAGCCGCTCGCCGCGAAAGCCGGTCTCGGCTGGCAAGGCAAGCACACGATCCTGGTTTCCCGCCAGCACGGCAACTGGCTCTTTCTCGGCGCCGTACTGACGACGGCCGAACTCGAACCCGACGAGGGCACCGAGGACCATTGCGGTTCGTGCCGGCGATGTCTCGACGTCTGTCCGACGAACGCCTTTCCCGCGCCCTACCAGCTCGATGCACGGCGCTGCATCGCCTACCTGACGATCGAGCACAAAGGCCATATCGCACCCGAATTTCGCGGCCCGATCGGCAATCGCGTGTTCGGTTGCGATGACTGCGCCGCCGTCTGTCCATGGAATAAGTTCGCGAGCGCCGCGACCGAGATCCGCTACGCCGCGCGTCCCGAAACGGACAATCCTCCCCTTGCCGAATTGCTCGCACTCGATGATGCAGCATTCCGCTCGCGCTTTGCGGGCACACCGATCAAACGGACGGGGCGCGACCGCGTCATCCGCAATACGCTGATCGCTTCCGGCAATTCGGGCGATCGATCGCTACTTGCCCTTATCGAACCCCTGCTGGAAGATAACTCGGCACTCGTCCGCGCCATGGCGATCTGGGCATCTCGCCGGCTCGCGAGTGACGCCGAGATCGATGCTCTGCGAAAGCGCTACGAGGCTCGCGAGCACGACACCGAAGTCGCCGCCGAATGGACTTTGCCAATTGAGGAACTCCGCTAG
- a CDS encoding glutathione S-transferase family protein produces the protein MALAEYAVEVQLLDENPWEWRQSFLAKNPAGEMPVLEFENGLTLCGAYSISEFVAEEVLPSATTIAPGPPPLIPGNREDRAEIRRLIDWYHGKFDREVTRELLIEKVYSSMRPSGPVAPDPGVLRAVRANLKYHLSYTGYLADTRRWIGGDELSFADFAAAAQISTVDYLGEIPWNDYPTVKVWYQRMKSRPSFRALLGDRVPGTAPPLAYSDLDF, from the coding sequence TTGGCGCTTGCCGAATACGCCGTCGAAGTTCAGCTTCTCGATGAAAATCCCTGGGAATGGCGCCAAAGCTTTCTTGCAAAGAACCCCGCAGGCGAGATGCCGGTCCTCGAGTTCGAGAACGGCCTGACGCTGTGCGGCGCGTATTCGATCTCTGAATTCGTCGCTGAAGAAGTACTGCCGAGCGCGACGACGATTGCGCCAGGTCCCCCTCCGCTCATTCCGGGCAACCGGGAGGACCGCGCGGAGATCCGCCGCCTCATCGACTGGTATCACGGCAAGTTCGATCGCGAGGTGACGAGAGAACTTCTCATCGAGAAGGTCTACAGCTCGATGCGCCCCTCAGGCCCCGTTGCACCTGATCCGGGAGTCCTGCGTGCCGTTCGCGCTAACCTTAAATATCATCTCTCCTACACGGGCTATCTTGCCGACACCCGGCGCTGGATCGGCGGCGACGAGCTGAGCTTTGCCGATTTTGCTGCCGCAGCTCAAATTTCGACCGTAGACTACCTGGGCGAGATACCGTGGAACGACTATCCGACAGTCAAAGTCTGGTATCAGCGAATGAAATCCCGGCCGTCATTCCGAGCCCTGCTCGGCGACCGCGTTCCGGGAACGGCGCCGCCTCTTGCCTATTCCGACCTCGATTTCTAA
- a CDS encoding glycosyltransferase family 4 protein: MKNTLTVLQVIPRMRAGGAELGCLQIATALVKNGHRALVASQGGPMVDQIVAAGGEHIPMPLATKNPVVLLKNARQLADIIRRENVSIIHARSRAPAWSALYAARRTSTPFVTTYHSEYSEKTRLKNFYNSVMARSDTVIAVSDYMAHLIRTRYHTPEKRIAVIHRAFDGTVFDPALLTPERLAAVRKLLDADGSKPVLILAGRITPRKAQHHLVSALGILKQRGAPDVVCVLAGEVEKPAFKAELEAQAQKLGVAHQLRFPGHVRDIAAAYGISDIALNISEQEGLPRVAIESQAMGVPIIVSDTGPGREVALTEPDVSPDKASGLRVPYADPVAVADAIETMLKWPAEKRKAHGERGAANVRSRFTLAQLTSKTLAVYQRLIDAK, encoded by the coding sequence ATGAAAAACACTTTGACGGTGCTGCAAGTCATTCCTCGCATGCGCGCAGGCGGCGCCGAACTCGGTTGCTTGCAGATAGCAACCGCGCTTGTCAAAAACGGACATCGCGCTCTCGTTGCGTCCCAAGGCGGCCCGATGGTCGATCAGATCGTTGCCGCCGGCGGTGAGCATATTCCCATGCCGCTCGCCACCAAGAACCCGGTCGTTCTCTTGAAGAACGCGCGGCAGCTCGCTGACATCATCCGCCGCGAAAACGTCTCGATCATTCATGCGCGAAGCCGCGCACCCGCTTGGAGCGCCCTTTATGCTGCGCGGCGCACCAGTACGCCTTTCGTGACAACCTACCATTCCGAATATTCCGAAAAAACCCGGCTGAAGAATTTCTACAATAGCGTCATGGCGCGCAGCGATACCGTGATCGCCGTGTCGGACTACATGGCGCACCTCATCCGCACCCGCTACCATACGCCCGAGAAGCGCATTGCCGTCATTCATCGTGCCTTCGATGGGACAGTGTTTGATCCCGCGCTGCTGACGCCCGAAAGATTGGCCGCGGTGCGAAAGTTGCTGGATGCGGACGGCAGCAAGCCAGTCTTGATCCTCGCCGGCCGCATCACGCCGCGCAAAGCCCAGCATCATCTGGTCTCTGCTTTGGGAATTCTGAAACAGCGCGGCGCCCCAGACGTCGTCTGTGTCTTGGCGGGCGAGGTCGAAAAACCGGCCTTCAAAGCGGAACTCGAGGCGCAGGCCCAAAAGCTCGGCGTCGCGCATCAATTGCGCTTCCCCGGGCACGTGCGCGACATCGCGGCTGCTTACGGGATCAGCGATATCGCCCTCAATATTTCCGAGCAGGAAGGCCTTCCGCGCGTCGCCATCGAATCTCAAGCGATGGGCGTGCCGATCATCGTCTCGGATACCGGCCCCGGCCGCGAAGTGGCGCTGACGGAACCCGACGTCTCACCCGATAAAGCGTCCGGTTTGCGCGTCCCATACGCTGATCCGGTGGCCGTCGCCGATGCGATCGAAACCATGCTGAAGTGGCCGGCCGAGAAACGTAAGGCACATGGCGAACGGGGAGCGGCCAACGTTCGAAGCCGCTTCACGTTGGCCCAGCTTACATCGAAAACGCTGGCCGTTTACCAGCGCTTGATCGATGCAAAATGA
- a CDS encoding cyclic nucleotide-binding domain-containing protein codes for MSDDRPFDFSILDRIGAPYRHFEAGEKIFLEEDPGDTMYMVRSGRVDIITYGIVLENVQTGGIFGEMALIDDGPRSAAAMAAEPTEVVAIDKPAFLAVVRDDPEFALRVMSLLATRLRRANKQI; via the coding sequence ATGAGCGATGACCGGCCTTTTGATTTCTCGATACTCGACCGCATCGGCGCGCCGTACCGGCATTTCGAGGCCGGCGAAAAAATCTTCCTCGAAGAAGATCCCGGTGACACCATGTACATGGTGCGCTCAGGCCGGGTCGACATCATCACCTATGGGATAGTGCTGGAAAACGTCCAAACCGGCGGCATTTTCGGCGAGATGGCGCTGATCGATGATGGACCGCGAAGCGCGGCCGCAATGGCCGCCGAACCGACAGAAGTTGTCGCCATCGATAAGCCCGCGTTTCTCGCCGTCGTGCGCGACGATCCAGAATTCGCGCTCCGCGTTATGAGCCTTCTCGCAACCCGTCTCAGGCGCGCGAACAAGCAAATTTGA